CCGGAACCGCCATTGGTTCCATCAAATCATGAAACCACCGAAACCAGGCAGGGTGCCGGCAAATAATTCTTCGGTAAATGAAAGGCACTGTCAACGTAATTCCTTTAATCTGATAAATTTCGAAACCTGCCCGTTGAAGGAGCTGCCGGTTTTCTCTAAAAGGTCTTTCTCCAATATGGTTTGTCTCAATGTCCGTGCGATCCAATTGCCCAAAGAATGCCATCCTGAAACGTGAGTTCAAATGGGCAAGATTCGAGATGGATGCGATGAAACTACCTCTCTCCCGCAAAACTCGTAGAATTTCAGCCAGCGCGGCTGGTTGGTCAGCATAAGCTAAATGTTCAAAGACGTCCAAGAGGAGAACCAAATCAAATGTTTCATTCTCGTAGGGTATAGTCAAAACGGATCCACGTGTAACATATTGGCTCTCATAGTTCAGATCCAAACCCTCAATCTGATATCCATGCATACTGAAATCTTCCACCAATACGCCTTCGCCACAGCCGGCATCCAGTATTCTTGCATTCTTCCCCATCTCCTGAATTTTTTGACGCACAAAAGTCATCTTTCGTAAATATGTTGGTGTGTATGACCAGTTCGGGTCAAGCTTACGGTGATAATCTCCAGTCTTTGCGTATTCCCAGCCACGATACATCGTCTTTTCGTCATTGTCCAAGGTGCCTCCTCAACTTTGTACTGCTCGCATGAGCTGGCCTTTTATTTGAATTATGAAAGATCGATCCTTCAGCCATAAAGATCCAGCATAAACAATTATGCCTGTAATGATTAAAAGGGGAAGTGTCAGAAGGTTTTGCAAATCGGGCATGAAAATTTTCATACTGCTTTTTAGAATTGCGACAATAATCCCCATAAATAAAGTTGCCAGAATAATATTTTTCCCTGCATACCAGAGATAAAAAGAGGGGAACCCAAGCATACGCGTGCATAAATAAATGTGAATAGGTATAGCAACTAAGGCAACCACGAGGCGAGTGATTACAAAAGTCTTTAAACCAAATTGAGATGCAACATAATACGCTGGTAGGTAGTACAATATTGCTACAAACATTAACTTTGTGTTTACATCCGGTCTACCCATAGCGCGGTAGAGTTCGGCATTTATTCCAACGATCCACCCCAAACCCATCATAAAACCGATCACACTCACTACAAATCCTAACCCTTGCCATTTATTGCCAAACAGGAGATCGGCCAGTTCGGGACCGACGAGCAAAAGACCTACACCCATAGGTAGCGCCAGCGCCATGACAACCCTATTGACCTTGTGAAAAGTGTTTTTCAAAGCAGGCAAATCATCCTGAAGCCGGGAAAAGGTCGAATAGAGTACCGGAAGAAAGGGATTGAGGGTCAGTCCAAACAGAATTGTCACGAGCATCCAGCCTGTCTGGTACACACCGAGATCATGGACGCCGAGAAACCGGCCCACGATGAGGTTATCGCCCCATATAATCAGCCATGCGGCGAAACTCTCCAGAAGCACCCAGAAGCCAAAGGAAAATAATTTACGGGCTAATTCTTTATTATAAGTAATTTTTGGTCGCCAGGCGCTTCGCCGCCACAACAGCCAGCAATTAAGGGCCTGCCCGGCCAGTGAACCGGCGACCAAGGCCCAGACGCCGTAGCCGAAGATAGCCAGGGGGATAGAACACAAACCGGGGATAAAAGCGGTGAGTAGCTTGATCCAGAAAAGATTGCGAAAAGCGAGATCACGGACGAACAGGGCCTGCTGCACGGACGAAAAAGAAGCGATTACGATCTGGAATCCCAAGACCCGAAGCACAGGCCCAGAAGCGGGGCTGTTAAAGAAAAGGGCGATGGCGGGGGCCAAAATGAAGAGAATACCATAAATCAGTACGCCCAGAAAGATGTTGGTCCAGAATACCACATGGGCCACATCTTCCGGTGCCTCTTTTGTTTGGATAAGGGCTTTGCTCAAACCCGCATCCCAGAACATCTGAGCAAAGCTGATTGAAATCATGGCCGTCGCTACAACGCCGAAATCGTCTGGCGTCAGAAGACGAGCCAAGATGATTAAGATGATTGGCGAGGCCGTCCGTGAAACGACCTCCATCAAGGCCGACCACTTCACAGAACGTGTCGCCTTGTCGGTTACGGATTCAGTATTCATGGGGCGCCGCCTGTTGTGTCCAAAACTGAAGACCGGAACTGTTTAAAAACGCCCACGGATACGTGGCAAGAGGGGTGTCCGTGAGCACCTTCCCCAGATAGGCAAGCGTCAACGTTCGAAACCAGGTGGGAAACATGGCGCTTTCCTCGGCCTCGGTCCGCATCTTTTCATGTCCGTACTGAAGCGCCTCAAGGCGACGGAATACCCAGCCTCCGTCGGGGTTTGCGTTCACCAGTATCCATGTAAATGCCTTTTTCAATGCTTGCCGAATATCCTGCTTCCGGTAATCCGTAAGGAAGGAAAAGCGAACGAGGGGATCGATGGAATCGATGTCCTCGCAGGCGCTTGAATTCAAGGGCACGCCAAAACCGCCATAGATATTTTGGGAGGCCAAGCAACTATCAATGATTCGTTCGATATGCCGGATGGGACGATTGTCGTAGAAATAGAGAAGCCAGAGGTGATAGCCCGTCTGTACGCCGGTGGATAAGCGTACGGGGTCATCAAAACGGTCTCCCCACAGGCCCGTTTCGGGGTCCTGCGTTCTATCCAGCCAGTCGTACATCTCTCGCAAGGTGTCGTTGCACCAGGCTTCCCGCTGAAAATCCCTGGCGTACTGGAGCATGACAGCATAATTCTGAATTTCATTGCTCACCGAGGAGGAATCAACCTTCCAGTTTCGGGATTTCAGCCAGCTGGACATGTAACCCTTCTTTTTAAATGGCCTTATCAGATCGAATGGTTTTTCGGCGACACCCCTCAGTGCGGTTAGGGCCATCAGGGCATGCAAAGTCATATGGCGCCATCCCCACCAGTCAACTTCCTCCGCTAATGGGATAGAGATCACCGGATCACGGAACAGGCCATCATCCGCTTGGAAGCTCTGAATATATCTAATCCATTCATGGCGGGATGATTCGAATATTCCTGCAAGATCTTTGTAAAGATGTCGGGTTAGGGCCGCATAGCATGATGCGTAAAGGATCGGTAATCCGCCGGGTTTGTAAGAATAAGTGCCTGCGTTGACCTCCGGTTTGTGATTCGATTCGATATACGCCAATGTATTGCTTCGGATCTCTTGAAAATATTGGGTAGGCCGTTGCAATAGCTCAGCCTTCACCATTTCTAATCGTTTTGGCAGTTTCGTTTTGAGATCATATTGCTTTTTTAGATGAACCGGCAAAGAAGTCGCTCTCTGCGCGCCGACTCTGCAGATATGGTAGGCGGTACCCTTCAGTCCTTTCCTTTGAATGGCATTGCGAATCCTGCTGACGTAATTCAACCTGGTCATCTATGCCCCGTGTCTCTTCTCATGCGGTTTTCAGAACGAAACAAACACCCCAGGTATCACAACCAATTGCTTTCCCGAACAACCATTCCTCGGCATGCAGGAATTGAAAACCGGCACGGGTTGCAATCCGCTCGATTTCCGGCTTGAAGAAATACCGCATGATGTGTGTTTCCTTCAATTCAGCAACGGTATTGGTGGCAATGTTGCGGACAAACACATGATAATTCACATCCACCCGGTTTTCGTTGGGATAAAGAACCGGCTCCGCCAGACGGGTAACTTCAGTCTGATCATCCGCCATGCGTTTGATTCTGACGGATGGCCTTTCAATCAGCACCGCTGGTCCGTACCAGACGTCGAAGATGAAGACACCGCCTGGATTCAGATGATGCCTAGCCGTTTCGAATGCCGCGTTCACATCTTCGTTGGTTGCCTGATAGCTAATGACGTGAAACATGGCGATAACGGCATCGAAGGATTTAGGAAGGCGGGCTGTCCGGATATCGCCTTCGGTAAAAATCAGGAATGATTCCGGATGGTCCTGTTTGTGGATTTCAGCGAGATTCAGGGCGCGTTTCAACATCTCCAGGCTACGCTCAATGCCGTGCACTGTGAAGCCTTTTTCAGTCAGCAGGGAGGCGTGGATGCCTGTTCCAGAACCCAACTCGAGGATGGATCGGGCCTTTGGGCGAAATCGGTTGATCAGCCTAGTTATATAATCCACCTCCGCTTGGTAATCTTTGTCGCGGTAAAGCAGGTCATAATAGCGGGCGTAGTCGTTAAAAACGGTGGTGCGGTTTTGCTCTGTTTCTTTCACCATATGCAATTTACACGTGCAGGTAGTCCCAGTCTTTTATGGGTTCAAATAGCTTGTACCGTTCCTTGTTTCGTGGGTGCTGGAGGATGCTTTCAACGGAGACAGCAGGCAAAATGTCTTCACCGATACCATTCTTTATGTAAATTGTATTAAAACCATAGTTGTTGGCTCCCACCAAGCGATATCCTTTCCCCCGCGCAAGTTTTTCCATCGCTACGGGTGATGCACCATGATAATCGGGATGCTTCCCGGGATAAGAATAATCCTTGTCATAAGGGACGACGATACTATTCATACCGAACTCTATATGAGTTTCGATTATCACCACATGGGGTTCCACTACTGTCAGCGCATCCCATATCCAATAGTCGTTGCCATCAATATCAATCGACATCAAATCTACCTCCCCGGCAAAACCATTGTCTCGAATCAGTTCGTTGATGTTTTCGCGCTGAATAAATGCTTGAACAAATGTTGGGGGGTAAAGGGCGGTGTCGGGATTGCCTGCGTAATATTTTTTTCCTCTGTCGATGTTTGTGGGATTGCCATCTATAAAAAGTCCCCGCCAGCCGAAATTAACGGCTAAGTTTGCGCAATTACTGTTAATCCCGTCC
The sequence above is drawn from the Syntrophorhabdaceae bacterium genome and encodes:
- a CDS encoding class I SAM-dependent methyltransferase, translating into MDNDEKTMYRGWEYAKTGDYHRKLDPNWSYTPTYLRKMTFVRQKIQEMGKNARILDAGCGEGVLVEDFSMHGYQIEGLDLNYESQYVTRGSVLTIPYENETFDLVLLLDVFEHLAYADQPAALAEILRVLRERGSFIASISNLAHLNSRFRMAFFGQLDRTDIETNHIGERPFRENRQLLQRAGFEIYQIKGITLTVPFIYRRIICRHPAWFRWFHDLMEPMAVPALAMINIFVCRKV
- a CDS encoding lipopolysaccharide biosynthesis protein; translation: MNTESVTDKATRSVKWSALMEVVSRTASPIILIILARLLTPDDFGVVATAMISISFAQMFWDAGLSKALIQTKEAPEDVAHVVFWTNIFLGVLIYGILFILAPAIALFFNSPASGPVLRVLGFQIVIASFSSVQQALFVRDLAFRNLFWIKLLTAFIPGLCSIPLAIFGYGVWALVAGSLAGQALNCWLLWRRSAWRPKITYNKELARKLFSFGFWVLLESFAAWLIIWGDNLIVGRFLGVHDLGVYQTGWMLVTILFGLTLNPFLPVLYSTFSRLQDDLPALKNTFHKVNRVVMALALPMGVGLLLVGPELADLLFGNKWQGLGFVVSVIGFMMGLGWIVGINAELYRAMGRPDVNTKLMFVAILYYLPAYYVASQFGLKTFVITRLVVALVAIPIHIYLCTRMLGFPSFYLWYAGKNIILATLFMGIIVAILKSSMKIFMPDLQNLLTLPLLIITGIIVYAGSLWLKDRSFIIQIKGQLMRAVQS
- a CDS encoding class I SAM-dependent methyltransferase, with product MVKETEQNRTTVFNDYARYYDLLYRDKDYQAEVDYITRLINRFRPKARSILELGSGTGIHASLLTEKGFTVHGIERSLEMLKRALNLAEIHKQDHPESFLIFTEGDIRTARLPKSFDAVIAMFHVISYQATNEDVNAAFETARHHLNPGGVFIFDVWYGPAVLIERPSVRIKRMADDQTEVTRLAEPVLYPNENRVDVNYHVFVRNIATNTVAELKETHIMRYFFKPEIERIATRAGFQFLHAEEWLFGKAIGCDTWGVCFVLKTA